From Helicoverpa zea isolate HzStark_Cry1AcR chromosome 23, ilHelZeax1.1, whole genome shotgun sequence, one genomic window encodes:
- the LOC124641713 gene encoding uncharacterized protein LOC124641713: MPRKRKSNLSSTSSKARAMKIARSQESSLHAELRRREQAERQAASRAAELPSQRQQRLEEQAARQASLRASENDIRTQVRLSQQAQRQTALRALESPLQTQRRLEEQVERQAVLRANETPLETQLRLEEQAERQAILRANETPLQTQQRLEEQAGRQAASRMAETPEESLARRTAHAEMQAERRRAFMKNTWSVFNNTAFEYDPLIDYKNHSLVVIGLMVRKDETAGLCCVNGKVRIPTLDAPEEPLKTLLLYDSDESRRFLNRIRKYNSCFQMTSFGVDREIIMPGFSPTFTIQGQVYHRIGSMLPAANEQHKFLQIYFMGDEDNEADRRCQYIQGVEREIVLKIQRMLHEHNRLINTFKTALDRMPHEQYKLVIHADRTPHGEHERRFNAPLINDVAAVVCGDFSSSRDIVLRAHDNTLTRVPDTHKFYDALQYPLIFSKGQEGYHFELPLINPTTGQPMPNKKVTCMNFYAYHMMLRENDFNLLPRFRQIFHQFLVDMWVKTESERLRYITLNQKKLRAEQYIHLQDAVSNDANVNASDLGKMVILPSTFINSPRYLHEYTQDAFAYVRAHGRPDLFVTFTCNPSWKEITDELMPGQKPIDRHDLIARVFRLKVQKLMGVITKGKVFGDVQCYMYSIEWQKRGLPHVHILIWLKEKLRPTHIDNLISAEIPDPTEDKELHDTVVKNMMHGPCGIRNSTSPCMKEGKCTKKYPRSLIKDTIHNEQGYPLYRRRSPEDGGRTRFPDTIHGMPLEKSGNVAFKAQQ, encoded by the exons ATGCCTCGCAAACGTAAATCTAATTTGTCGAGCACCTCATCTAAAGCTCGGGCAATGAAAATTGCCCGATCTCAAGAATCGTCTCTCCATGCTGAATTAAGAAGGCGCGAACAAGCAGAGCGTCAGGCTGCTTCGAGAGCTGCTGAGCTACCATCTCAGCGCCAGCAAAGACTTGAGGAGCAAGCCGCTCGCCAAGCTTCTTTGAGGGCTTCTGAGAATGATATTCGTACTCAAGTCCGTTTATCGCAACAGGCTCAACGTCAGACAGCACTAAGGGCGTTAGAGTCACCTCTTCAAACGCAGCGACGTTTGGAAGAGCAAGTAGAACGACAAGCTGTTTTGAGAGCTAACGAGACGCCCCTTGAAACACAGCTTCGTTTAGAGGAGCAAGCAGAAAGACAAGCTATTTTGAGAGCTAATGAGACGCCTCTTCAAACGCAACAACGTTTAGAGGAGCAAGCTGGGCGACAGGCAGCTTCTAGAATGGCGGAGACTCCAGAAGAGTCTCTGGCGAGAAGAACCGCGCATGCAGAAATGCAAGCTGAACGGCGTCgagcttttatgaaaaatacttggtctgtgtttaataatactGCATTTGAATACGATCCTTTGATCGATTACAAAAACCATTCCTTGGTCGTCATCGGGTTAATGGTCAGGAAGGACGAAACGGCAGGTCTCTGTTGTGTCAATGGGAAAGTACGTATTCCTACATTGGATGCACCAGAAGAACCCCTCAAAACTCTTCTTTTATATGACTCCGATGAGTCACGGCGCTTTTTAAATAGGATTCGAAAATATAATTCCTGTTTCCAGATGACATCTTTCGGGGTAGACCGGGAAATAATCATGCCCGGATTTTCACCAACTTTTACTATCCAGGGCCAAGTTTACCACAGGATCGGTTCTATGCTTCCCGCGGCCAATGAACAACATAAATTTCTTCAGATATATTTCATGGGAGATGAAGATAATGAAGCAGATCGGCGATGTCAGTACATTCAAGGAGTTGAGAGGGAAATCGTACTAAAAATCCAAAGAATGTTGCATGAGCACAATCGACTTATTAATACTTTTAAAACGGCGTTAGACCGCATGCCTCACGAACAATACAAATTGGTTATTCACGCAGATCGCACTCCGCATGGAGAACACGAGAGACGATTCAATGCGCCTCTCATCAATGATGTTGCTGCAGTGGTTTGTGGTGACTTTTCTTCATCACGCGACATCGTTCTCCGAGCGCATGATAATACTTTGACACGCGTACCCGATACTCACAAGTTCTATGACGCCCTTCAGTATCCCTTGATTTTCAGCAAAGGCCAAGAAGGTTATCATTTTGAACTGCCATTAATCAACCCAACTACAGGTCAACCCATGCCTAATAAAAAAGTAACCTGTATGAACTTTTATGCTTATCACATGATGTTACGTGAGAATGATTTTAACTTGCTGCCCCGTTTCAGGCAAATTTTCCATCAGTTTTTAGTGGACATGTGGGTTAAAACAGAGAGCGAGCGCCTCCGTTATATAACTCTTAaccaaaaaaaattacgagcTGAACAATACATTCACCTGCAAGATGCAGTAAGTAACGATGCCAATGTAAATGCCAGTGATTTAGGAAAGATGGTTATTCTCCCATCAACTTTTATCAATAGCCCGCGCTACTTACACGAATATACGCAAGATGCTTTTGCATACGTACGCGCTCACGGCCGTCCCGATCTCTTTGTTACATTTACCTGTAACCCATCTTGGAAGGAGATAACCGATGAGTTAATGCCAGGTCAGAAACCAATTGACAGACACGACTTGATAGCGAGAGTATTCAGATTAAAAGTACAGAAACTTATGGGTGTCATTACTAAAGGTAAAGTATTTGGCGACGTGCAATGTTATATGTACTCCATCGAATGGCAGAAAAGGGGGCTGCCACATGTTCATATTTTGATTTGGCTCAAGGAGAAATTGCGACCTACCCACATTGACAATCTGATTAGCGCTGAAATTCCTGATCCTACAGAAGATAAGGAGTTGCACGACACTGTGGTTAAAAACATGATGCATGGTCCCTGTGGCATTCGTAACTCTACGTCACCGTGTATGAAGGAGGGGAAATGCACAAAAAAGTACCCGCGATCACTTATAAAGGACACTATCCACAATGAACAGGGCTATCCGTTATACAGAAGAAGATCACCTGAAGACGGGGGCCGAACG AGGTTCCCCGATACTATACATGGAATGCCTCTAGAAAAGAGTGGAAACGTCGCATTCAAGGCACAGCAGTAG